In one window of Echeneis naucrates chromosome 17, fEcheNa1.1, whole genome shotgun sequence DNA:
- the thap4 gene encoding peroxynitrite isomerase THAP4 isoform X2 yields the protein MACPVMHTAELNPALLPLDWLLGTWQSDEPGEGCFPTISPFRYTETLHFSHVGQPVINFMFNAFHAESKKPLHRECGFIRMQPGTNKVAFIIAQNSGLVEVEEGELTGQQLNLQTHALARISFAKEPYVQQITRVFQLRPDGRLEQTVSMATDNQPLMQHLHITYRRSP from the exons ATGGCGTGTCCTGTAATGCACACAG ctGAGTTGAACCCAGCCCTCCTTCCTCTGGACTGGCTTCTGGGTACCTGGCAGTCAGACGAGCCCGGGGAGGGCTGCTTTCCCACCATCAGCCCTTTCCGCTACACAGAGACGCTGCACTTCAGCCACGTGGGACAGCCAGTCATCAATTTCAT GTTCAATGCCTTCCATGCAGAGTCTAAAAAGCCTCTGCATAGGGAGTGTGGATTCATTCGAATGCAGCCGGGAACCAACAAAGTGGCCTTCATCATCGCACAAAACTCAG GTCTGGTGGAGGTTGAGGAGGGGGAGCTTACAGGGCAGCAGCTGAACCTGCAGACACACGCTCTGGCTAGAATTTCTTTTGCCAAGGAGCCATATGTACAGCAG ATTACCCGAGTGTTTCAGCTCCGACCAGATGGGAGGCTGGAGCAAacagtttccatggcaacagacAACCAGCCACTAATGCAGCACTTGCACATCACCTACCGTCGATCGCCTTGA
- the bokb gene encoding bcl-2-related ovarian killer protein homolog B yields the protein MEVLRRSSVFAAEVLDVFDRSLTEKELVSQSKALCRDYILSRLNQNGLGWSKAEVNLSPSNAALAEVSLVLLCLGDELECIQPSLYRNVARQLNISVAMDNMVSDAFIGVATEIFSTGITWGKVVSMYAVAGALAVDCVRQGHPTNVHILVDSLGQFVRKFLVPWLKRRGGWMEITKCVVKRDLTREHYWLSSVIESLKYFLTTMYVYIMKEP from the exons ATGGAGGTCCTGCGGAGGtcctctgtgtttgctgcagaGGTCCTGGACGTGTTTGACCGATCGCTGACTGAGAAGGAGCTGGTGTCCCAGTCAAAGGCTCTGTGCAGAGACTACATCCTTTCCAGACTCAACCAGAACGGGCTGGGATGGTCCAAGGCAGAAGTGAACCTCTCTCCCTCGAATGCAGCACTCGCTGAAGTGTCTTTGGTTCTCCTGTGTCTCG GCGACGAGCTGGAATGTATACAGCCCAGTCTGTACCGGAACGTGGCGCGGCAGCTCAACATCTCTGTTGCCATGGACAACATGGTCTCGGATGCCTTTATCGGCGTGGCAACAGAAATCTTCTCAACAG GTATAACATGGGGTAAGGTGGTATCCATGTATGCAGTAGCTGGAGCCCTGGCAGTGGACTGTGTCAGACAAGGACATCCAACTAATGTCCACATCTTAGTGGACAGTCTGGGACAGTTTGTCCGGAAGTTCCTGGTTCCCTGGCTGAAGAGACGGGGAGGGTGG ATGGAGATTACCAAATGTGTGGTGAAGAGGGATCTCACTCGTGAACACTACTGGCTGTCCTCTGTCATCGAGTCACTGAAGTACTTCCTCACCACGATGTATGTCTACATCATGAAGGAACCATGA
- the agxtb gene encoding alanine--glyoxylate and serine--pyruvate aminotransferase b, protein MQRTLFSRGALLAQQAAAALDSPLGARSAPLLLLRQDRSASSVTIPPPACMLRPLEAPLRYLFGPGPSNVPPRILAAGGRPIIGHLHPEMYEIMNDIKRGIQYVFQTENNMTIAMSGSGHAAMECAVFNTVEPGENVLIAINGIWGERVAEIAERMGANVHRMVKAPGGYFTNKEIEQAIEKHKPVLFFLTHGESSAGLCHPVDGIGDICKKHNCLFLVDTVASLGAAPIFMDKQNIDILYTGSQKALNAPPGTAPISFNDRACHKMFNRKTKPVSYLFDMTHLSNYWGCDGKPARVYHHTGPVSGFFALRESLAILAEKGLEESWKKHKDVAAYLYRGLEDLGLKLFIPDRDLRLPSVTTIAIPDGYDWKELLVYIMKHHQMEMTGGLGPSIGMVMRIGLMGYNCEKTNADMALHALADALKNCKKSKA, encoded by the exons ATGCAGCGGACCTTGTTCAGCCGGGGCGCCCTGCTGGCCCAGCAGGCGGCGGCGGCCCTCGACAGTCCGTTGGGCGCTCGGAGCgccccgctgctgctgctgcgtcaGGACCGCTCCGCGTCCTCCGTCACCATCCCGCCGCCGGCCTGCATGCTCCGGCCGCTCGAGGCTCCGCTGCGGTACCTGTTCGGACCGGGGCCATCAAACGTCCCACCGCGTATCTTGGCTGCTGGGGGCAGGCCAATAATAGGCCACCTGCACCCAGAAATGTATGAG ATCATGAATGACATCAAGAGAGGGATCCAGTACGTCTTCCAGACAGAGAACAACATGACCATAGCCATGAGCGGCTCCGGACACGCCGCCATGGAGTGCGCGGTGTTCAACACTGTGGAGCCCGGAGAGAATGTCCTGATCGCCATCAACGGCATCTGGGGAGAGCGCGTCGCAGAAATAGCAGAGAGAATGG GTGCCAATGTACACAGGATGGTTAAAGCACCAGGAGGGTATTTCACTAATAAGGAAATTGAGCAG GCCATAGAAAAACACAAGCCTGTGctctttttcctcacacatGGAGAGTCTTCCGCCGGCCTGTGTCATCCAGTTGATGGCATTGGAGACATCTGCAAAAA ACACAACTGTCTCTTCCTGGTGGATACAGTTGCTTCGCTTGGTGCTGCACCAATTTTTATGGACAAGCAAA ACATTGATATCCTGTACACGGGCTCTCAGAAGGCTCTGAATGCACCTCCTGGCACGGCCCCCATCTCTTTTAATGACAGAGCATG CCACAAGATGtttaacaggaaaacaaaacctgtgTCCTACCTCTTTGACATGACACATTTGTCCAACTATTGGGGATGTGATGGCAAACCAGCCAGAGT ATACCACCACACTGGTCCAGTGTCTGGATTCTTTGCTTTGAGAGAGAGTCTGGCCATTCTTGCTGAGAAG GGGCTGGAGGAGTCCTGGAAGAAACACAAGGACGTAGCAGCCTATCTGTACCGAGGACTGGAGGACCTTGGCCTCAAACTCTTCATTCCAGACAGG GATTTAAGGCTTCCGTCTGTCACCACCATTGCTATCCCTGATGGCTATGACTGGAAGGAGTTGTTGGTCTACATCATGAAACACCATCAGATGGAGATGACTGGTGGCTTGGGTCCTTCCATTGGCATG GTGATGAGGATTGGATTGATGGGATACAACTGTGAGAAGACTAATGCTGACATGGCACTGCATGCCCTGGCAGACGCTCTCAAGAACTGCAAGAAGAGCAAGGCTTAA
- the elovl1a gene encoding elongation of very long chain fatty acids protein 1a: MLREAVSNILKLHSYLQSRTDARVRDYPLMQSPVEMTSILLGYVLFSVYIGPRFMANHKPFRLNTAMIIYNLSMVLLNAYIVYEFMMSGWGTTFTWRCDLIDTSSSPQALRMIRVAWLFYFSKFIELLDTVFFVLRKKQNQITFLHVFHHSFMPWTWWWGITLTPAGGMGSFHAMVNATVHVIMYFYYGLSAAGPRFQKYLWWKKYMTAIQLTQFVLVSIHISQYYFMEECDYQVPMWIHLIWIYGVFFFLLFSNFWVQAYIKGKRLPAMDNKPKLNGSTSEHITVVPNGKHLENGNGHHHSNGKIFLGKVKEI; encoded by the exons ATGCTGCGGGAAGCTGtatcaaacattttaaagctcCACAGTTATCTACAATCAAGAACAG ATGCAAGGGTCAGAGATTACCCTCTGATGCAGAGTCCTGTAGAGATGACCTCCATACTGTTAGGATATGTCTTGTTTTCGGTGTACATTGGGCCTCGCTTCATGGCAAACCATAAACCTTTCCGGCTAAACACAGCCATGATTATCTACAATCTTAGCATGGTTTTACTGAACGCCTACATAGTCTATGAG TTCATGATGTCTGGGTGGGGCACCACCTTTACATGGAGATGTGACCTCATTGACACCTCAAGCAGCCCACAGGCTCTAAGG ATGATTCGTGTGGCTTGGTTATTTTACTTCTCAAAATTTATTGAGCTCCTTGACACA GTATTCTTTGTCCTgaggaagaaacaaaaccagatcacatttctgcatgttttccatCACTCCTTCATGCCCTGGACGTGGTGGTGGGGCATCACGCTGACTCCTG CTGGAGGAATGGGCTCCTTCCATGCCATGGTGAATGCAACAGTCCACGTCATCATGTATTTCTACTACGGACTCTCTGCTGCAGGGCCTCGCTTCCAGAAATATCTTTGGTGGAAAAAATACATGACAGCTATCCAACTT ACGCAATTTGTTCTGGTCTCCATTCATATCAGCCAGTACTACTTCATGGAGGAGTGTGACTACCAGGTCCCCATGTGGATCCACTTGATCTGGATCTATGgcgtcttcttcttccttctcttctccaaCTTCTGGGTGCAGGCTTATATAAAGGGCAAGCGGCTTCCTGCCATGGACAACAAGCCAAAACTCAACGGCTCAACCAGTGAACATATCACAGTGGTGCCCAATGGCAAACACCTGGAGAATGGAAATGGGCATCACCACAGTAACGGCAAAATATTTCTGGGCAAAGTGAAGGAAATCTAA
- the thap4 gene encoding peroxynitrite isomerase THAP4 isoform X1: MACPVMHTAAELNPALLPLDWLLGTWQSDEPGEGCFPTISPFRYTETLHFSHVGQPVINFMFNAFHAESKKPLHRECGFIRMQPGTNKVAFIIAQNSGLVEVEEGELTGQQLNLQTHALARISFAKEPYVQQITRVFQLRPDGRLEQTVSMATDNQPLMQHLHITYRRSP; encoded by the exons ATGGCGTGTCCTGTAATGCACACAG cagctGAGTTGAACCCAGCCCTCCTTCCTCTGGACTGGCTTCTGGGTACCTGGCAGTCAGACGAGCCCGGGGAGGGCTGCTTTCCCACCATCAGCCCTTTCCGCTACACAGAGACGCTGCACTTCAGCCACGTGGGACAGCCAGTCATCAATTTCAT GTTCAATGCCTTCCATGCAGAGTCTAAAAAGCCTCTGCATAGGGAGTGTGGATTCATTCGAATGCAGCCGGGAACCAACAAAGTGGCCTTCATCATCGCACAAAACTCAG GTCTGGTGGAGGTTGAGGAGGGGGAGCTTACAGGGCAGCAGCTGAACCTGCAGACACACGCTCTGGCTAGAATTTCTTTTGCCAAGGAGCCATATGTACAGCAG ATTACCCGAGTGTTTCAGCTCCGACCAGATGGGAGGCTGGAGCAAacagtttccatggcaacagacAACCAGCCACTAATGCAGCACTTGCACATCACCTACCGTCGATCGCCTTGA
- the cdc20 gene encoding cell division cycle protein 20 homolog, translating to MAQFGFENDIHSILKLDMPITNAPMARWQRKASSSNLSTLNGLSPGKSANVSQSSSKTPSKTPGKAKKQTPSKMGGDRFIPVRNSKQMDVASFLLAKENEPVDANTTAASGNQKAWSMSLNGYNIEDAKILHLGGKPLNAPEGYQNNLKVLYSQGATPASTTKTRYISSTPERILDAPELRNDFYLNLFDWGSRNILAVALHNSVYLWDATQGDITLLMKMEREEDYICSLSWTKEGNYLAIGTSDCKVQLWDVENQKRLRSMASHTARVGSLSWNDYVLSSGSRSGHIHHHDVRVADHHIFTLSGHSQEVCGLKWSPDGRYLASGGNDNLVCVWPRAPEGSVGNGQSIRCWTEHQGAVKALAWCPWQPNILASGGGTSDRHIRIWNVNSGSCISSLDTQSQISSLLFAPNYKELVSAHGYAHNNVVIWKYPALSRVTELAGHEDRVLSLVMSPDCSTIATLAGDETIRLWKCFEVDPVKKKAKERLGKSTSSVIHQSIR from the exons ATGGCGCAGTTTGGGTTTGAGAACGACATCCACAGTATTTTGAAGCTGGACATGCCCATCACCAATGCTCCCATGGCCAGGTGGCAGAGAAAGGCCAGCTCATCCAACTTGTCGACCCTGAACGGTTTGTCGCCTGGAAAATCTGCCAATGTGTCGCAAAGTTCATCAAAGACGCCCAGCAAAACTCCAG GGAAAGCTAAAAAACAGACCCCCTCGAAGATGGGGGGCGACCGCTTCATTCCCGTCagaaacagcaaacaaatgGATGTGGCAAGTTTCCTTCTCGCAAAGGAAAACGAGCCAGTTgatgcaaacacaacagcagcatca GGAAACCAGAAAGCTTGGTCAATGTCCCTGAATGGATACAACATTGAAGATGCAAAAATCCTGCATCTTGGAGGAAAACCACTGAATGCACCAGAAG GTTATCAAAACAATTTGAAAGTCCTCTATAGTCAGGGTGCAACTCCTGCCTCAACTACAAAGACCAGATACATATCTTCAACTCCTGAAAGAATCTTGGATGCTCCTGAGCTTCGAAATGACTTTT ATCTGAATCTATTTGACTGGGGCAGTCGAAACATTCTTGCTGTAGCACTTCATAACAGTGTTTACTTGTGGGATGCCACACAAGGAGACATCACTCTTCTCATGAAAATGGAGCGAGAGGAGGACTACATCTGCTCATTGTCCTGGACCAAAGAAGGAAACTACCTGGCTATCGGCACCAGCGATTGCAAAGTTCAG TTGTGGGATGTTGAAAATCAAAAGCGTTTACGCAGCATGGCCAGCCACACAGCTAGAGTTGGTAGTCTAAGCTGGAATGACTATGTGCTTTCtag TGGCTCCAGATCAGGACACATCCACCATCATGATGTGAGAGTGGCAGACCATCACATATTCACACTCAGTGGTCACTCGCAGGAGGTGTGTGGCCTGAAGTGGTCTCCTGACGGGCGATACCTGGCCAGTGGAGGTAACGACAACTTGGTGTGTGTATGGCCTCGTGCGCCAGAAGGCAGTGTTGGTAACGGGCAGTCGATCCGCTGCTGGACTGAGCATCAGGGAGCTGTCAAG gCTTTGGCCTGGTGTCCATGGCAACCAAATATCCTTGCATCTGGAGGTGGTACCAGTGATCGTCATATCCGTATCTGGAATGTGAACAGTGGCTCCTGCATCAGTTCACTTGACACTCAGTCACAG ATTTCATCACTGCTGTTTGCACCCAACTACAAGGAGCTGGTCTCTGCCCATGGATATGCCCACAACAATGTTGTCATCTGGAAGTATCCCGCTCTCTCCAGAGTGACGGAACTTGCCG GCCATGAGGACAGAGTTCTCAGTTTGGTAATGAGTCCTGACTGTTCTACTATTGCAACTCTCGCTGGAGATGAAACCATTCGCTTGTGGAAGTGCTTCGAAGTGGATCCTGTTAAGAAGAAGGCAAAGGAAAGACTGGGCAAATCAACTAGCAGCGTCATACATCAGTCAATCAGATAA